The sequence below is a genomic window from Oreochromis niloticus isolate F11D_XX linkage group LG3, O_niloticus_UMD_NMBU, whole genome shotgun sequence.
acacacagagtacactccgctgtgcacagcgcatgcacacgcaaagtcagctgatctcatctgatgcagatctgctccttgatcaagtgacatttgtccggatttttgccaCAAGTGGCGTACGATCAGCACcgcggctggatggcccgatttacatacccagcgcagctgatactcaccagaataatttactaaaattatatgcactcctgttattaagtccagttcagtctgttaatgttgataatcgtttcaaacgaacgttaatagatgttttgctaagcctaataacttaaataacatacttgaaatgtacccgtcccattttcccctttattgttttttctctgtgctgtaaatcttctgtctaagaagaaatctgctgctgttctgagaatgagctaccaaagctttttctgaataaatcaataaagatccatttatggaaaactgtgatgaaggcagttttgtctttaattatattaaacaatataacacatttgaccacttttaagtgatttttaatacagtaaagttaaggttatatacctaatttctagtaagtggcccagcccctcctatatttttatgtatgtggccctcagcgaaaaaagtttggacacccctggtttaaagCATCACTGAACAGAAAGTGATGATCAGAATATGTTTGTTTAATATTAGCACCTTGTGTTACGTCTTATTGCCAGCTTCAGTTACACGGGGCAGAAATGTATTTAGGCTAGCACCATTTACAATGACGGCGTACGCCGGTTGGACGAACCCTGACATCACATCAGTTCATGCGCACCGTTCATTTCTCTCAGTTTCTAAACCTAACGGAGCTGCGCGATAACGCAGAAGAAGGTTGATAACGGAAACGCTTCACTGTCAGATCGTCAGGATGAGCCTTTCATCAatgtttgtgttctttcttccttttatcTGTGAGGGGTTGGGAGCGCTGATCCAAACCACTGTGGGGGCAGATGTCGAGTTTCCGCTCTCAGAGGAGTGCAGGAAGGGAGAAGGCACACTGTATCAGCGGCTGGATGATGCCAGCACTCAGCTCATCGCATCTCTAAATGGTTACTGGAAGCCAGGGCGAGATTACACTCACCGTGTGGTCGTAGGACGCGATTGTTTAATCTTAACAAATGCTAACTTCAATGACAACGGACATTATGAGTTTACCTGCAACAGGAAACACTTGGAAGCTTACAAGCTGGAGGTATTTGTGCCCTCTGAAGTTGCTGTATCCGAGGGTGGGGATGCCATCCTCCCGTGTCGCTCCGTCACAGCGGGCCAGTCGGTGAAGTCTGCGCGCTGGAGGAGAAACGGGGAAGTACTGCTGGAGCTGAATGGTCGGACAGGGGGAATCACATACGGGAATGACTTTAACAGAAGCCGGGTATCGATACCATCTGACTGGGACCGACGGGCAGACCTGTCCCTCACCATAAAGGGAGCTCAGCAACAAGATGGAGGAGTTTATTACTGTGATATAGAGAAGGCCGAGAAACACCGCTCTGCTGTCCGCCTGCGAGTGCGCAAACCACCGGTGAGTGCACCACACCCTGCTTTATCTGGCAAACTGATTGATTTACAGCAGAAACGCTTTAAATACAACATCTGCACTTGATGCCTTGCCAGTCAGTGACTTTCTGCGTGTGAATAACTTTACCATACTGTGTCAGGGTGACTCTGCTGTAACAACAGTGATTACAACAACACTGATCTCTGTCCTGGCAGCAAAGACTCACAGTTCAGGTTTTAATTATGTCGTTCAGGAATTTAACAAGATAACAGGCACCTGCAGGTGATTTTGTGGCTTAAACTGGGATTAACCCTTTCCCCTCCCCTACTCAGATCACAGATTGCACATAAACATTTCGTCTTGATGTTTTGCTGTAAACTGTGTGATCTTTGATTTGCTGTAAACTGAAAGGCATTTAAAGCTCCAACAAACTGCACTGACTAACACTGATTTTCATGTCTTCTTGCCCTCTGCAGGAGTCCTACCACTGGATATGGATCACAATCATCATAACAGCAGCTGTGACATCTGTGATTGGTTTTGCTCTCAAGCTCTTTTGGGGCTGGAGAGAGAAGACCAAGGGTGTACATGCAtgaagagagcagaggagacagTGCCTGAAACAGTCCACTAAATGACCAATCATTTATAATCAGGAGGAAAGCACATCTCTAAAAATTGCCCTGCCAAGCCTTCTGATGTTATACTGcctataaaaataaatagaaatagcTTTTTGTAGTGCATTACTTTTAGTACCAAAGTCCAAACCCAAACCTTTATTTCAGTGTGTAATGAAAGTCATCATGGCAAAATAAACAGCAGATATCTGCACACTGCTAACTTACAGTATAAAGATAAAAGAATACACATACAGAGATTTCTTTCTGACTTTTGACTTATTGATTTATttgtgtcttcttcttcttggcaGCTCTTCACTTGGTACAGTTGAAAGTCTGTCCTGAGAGAGAAGGTATAGCTTGGTTATAACAACAGCAAATAATCAATTTATTTGATTTCTTCATTGATCTGTAAGAGGCTGGAGCTTATGGTTAATGAATTCAACAGTCTGGGTCGAGTAGTTGAATTTATTATCATTGTGTTGAGGAGAAAAGAGTCTTCAGGCCTCCAAAAGACCTTTTAAAGGTTCCAGGTGCCACCAAGTGTGACTGAGCAGGAGACTGAATGTGGATATAAATGTTCATTTTAGATTATTGGCTGTAGGGTAAGGTTTCTATTATGATTTGATGCTAACAAGTTTAATTTAGTTCCTTAGTTTATTTGATGAGGACACCCTGTGCTCATCAAATAAATGAGGTTTGTGGGTCAGTTGGTTGCAGTCTATGAGGGCTGCTAGTAAATACGAGAGGCTGTTGCTGAAACCATAAACCAGCAGCCATGGTTTCAGTTTCTAGCTAATTAAAGGTTTACAGTTTTATGTTccttcatttgtttgctttatGGTTGTTTACAGGCCACAGTGACAACATGTGGTGAATTTGCTTGCATGATGAAAACACTACAGTTGGACTTCTTCTACGTTTAAAACTTTAAGggattctgttttttctttaataactGTGACTTATACATTTTCCATACCATGAAGTTACACATACATTCTGTCTTTTGAATTAAGTCCACTTTTAATCATTCTATGCTTCAGTAAATCTGTGTGATTTTAATGTGTGGCTAACTCAGCTTCTTCTAGAAATAGTGACTCAATCACCTACTTAGTGGAGTCCtatacacagacagaaacatctttaatgaaaaAGAGAGCAACAACCAGGATGAGATAGACCTTTGACCTCTACATGTGGAGTCAGGAGTTTACATCATGCATCATGGGCATAAATGTCATGACAATTTTCATCTCAGCCGTGCAGATATCTTTGAAGTGGCaggtgctcaaagttaaaaaggggcacattgaaccaggcaCAACACACACTCATCAATAATCTAATATGGGATggcatcatactatatcactgttgtgaggtggcaacaaggcaaagcaatcgtagcctatgttttacctgatgggtacaatgttgttgttgatagtgctggagggctgTGCTGATGTGAGACTGTAGACTGTAAAAAGTCCATAGAatagatggtagctgattaaacaagtgttatgagataataacaaaatgcaaagatcgGTGACAGTGCCTGGAACcaataaggcaacaaaaaactgtgagaaataaactcggctctgcctgtgaatcattctttgcctctcttcctccttcatctcctcatctcatctatcactctcaACTTGCTGcacatctgagaacaaggcacaacttgctatgGCAATAAACTATTATgtaattatccacacttaacaactcttgcacttaatctataataacatgatgacagaaaaatgttatagaaccAAAACATTccagttgtgcttattattatttttatactgggatacctctccaacaactggcacatgtgttaatgttacctgtgctctttgtaatccagctgctgatcCACAACACACAATTTAGTATTGCATTAATCTATTATgtaattatccacacttaaaaACTCTCGCACCTAATCCGTAATAAAATAATGATAGGAAATGTTATAGAAACATCCTTatactgtcacggttctgggtcattttgacccagctttTTCACTTTCTTGTATTTTGGTATATTTCTGTATCATGATTTATGTTCTGGTTCTTTAGTTGTGCTATTTTGATTATTATTCTAGATTTAGTTCAGTGTCAGTTTGCGTCTTTGTAaattgtttcttgtttcctgttttactttgaaggttcctgtctgatgtcagtgtgttcagttttacatCCCCCCTGTCTCATAAGCCttaatctctcccagctgtgtcttcCTCGTGTTTCCCGTTCATGTTAAATCATGagtaataagtaaaataaatctatatacataaaacacactcacacacacacagtgacattttagaccttctttAGAATACTGTAAATAATGTGGGCACAAGTTTGCATCATctcacatagcaagcaggtctggcatGGATttggtatcaagccggcactgctggctgacttctggcatgataagtggtacgtcatccagatatgggccaagCCTgccatagatggcactgtttatgttaatAAAATGACAGATAATGTTTGTTgtgctgttgcacacacagcaaaaAATGCACCTGTGCGCCTTTTTGACCTTGTTCCCAGCTCGTAACCAGCACGCTCTGCCGTtaagggcgatcattggttaatggtcatcatgtgactgatgcgaGACAGATCCTTttgtttagcaaaactgtgattaatagttaaatgttattgttgagGGGCGCAGGCAGGActctgcacgcacacacaaattttaatttttttttttttttttttaaattgcctcaacaaaaggCTACTTTGGGCACCCACGGTGACactggtgttccagcagtttccagttcatggcagGCTTGTGCCTTGTTGTTCCTGAACACCCAAACAAATTTCCTCTGTCAGAAATTAAATTAtgttgtatttgtgtttgttctAGTTAAAAATGATGTGGCCAGGAATTCAGCCAGTTGGCAGGGGCTCACAGCTTAAGAGggaaggggggcacaaagaaatactttactttcttattcttattttatttcttatatctAGCTTTTATAAAAAAgcttgcgaacaaagtttttatctgatgtaaaatgtatagaaatcatacatataccaacaagaccgtgtacatcactgtcacaacagcgtttgttttcattcaaaggctttatggttttaatacctggtgggccggtctgtagtcaaattttttgtcccagtccagccctgcaggttaatactggcagtgtcaccatgtcagctgactgtatttcatcatcagccaatg
It includes:
- the LOC109199397 gene encoding uncharacterized protein LOC109199397, coding for MSLSSMFVFFLPFICEGLGALIQTTVGADVEFPLSEECRKGEGTLYQRLDDASTQLIASLNGYWKPGRDYTHRVVVGRDCLILTNANFNDNGHYEFTCNRKHLEAYKLEVFVPSEVAVSEGGDAILPCRSVTAGQSVKSARWRRNGEVLLELNGRTGGITYGNDFNRSRVSIPSDWDRRADLSLTIKGAQQQDGGVYYCDIEKAEKHRSAVRLRVRKPPESYHWIWITIIITAAVTSVIGFALKLFWGWREKTKGVHA